One Natrinema halophilum genomic window carries:
- a CDS encoding mechanosensitive ion channel family protein: MREVGQVNESAAESSATEAIQEMLPGDVPPDVIELVLALVVLVVGWYLSKLAVRFAGRTVARRIERPSVTRTVLRGVRLAVFLWAGTIAAGIIGVGNTQILLSVTVISAVVAIVLAPLVGSLINGLYVLADRPYEIGDMIEVTDAGHRGFVEDITIRYTKIFTLQNSFIVIPNSEIHARDVINYSAEDERTRISVGFEITYESDLEAARRAAERAARNVDNVISGGPDIRIGSARYVAAPNCLIREYGDHGVVLDVYFWIKHPYKQAVARSAVQEAIGTRFAELDVEFAYPHRHHVFDGTSGVARLAVDDSGFERQTADSPGEPANPDENRANSADR; the protein is encoded by the coding sequence ATGCGCGAGGTCGGACAGGTAAACGAAAGCGCCGCCGAGAGTTCGGCGACCGAGGCGATCCAGGAGATGCTTCCCGGAGACGTTCCCCCCGACGTGATCGAACTCGTCCTCGCACTCGTCGTCCTCGTCGTCGGCTGGTATCTCTCGAAGCTCGCCGTACGCTTTGCAGGTCGCACGGTCGCACGCCGAATCGAGCGACCGAGCGTCACACGGACCGTCCTGCGCGGCGTCCGACTCGCCGTTTTCCTGTGGGCGGGTACCATCGCTGCGGGTATCATCGGCGTCGGGAACACGCAGATTCTCCTATCAGTGACCGTCATCTCAGCAGTGGTCGCGATCGTTCTCGCACCCCTGGTCGGCAGCCTGATCAACGGCCTCTACGTGCTTGCGGATCGGCCCTACGAGATCGGCGATATGATAGAAGTCACCGACGCCGGTCACCGGGGATTCGTCGAAGACATCACGATCCGATACACCAAGATCTTCACCCTTCAGAACTCCTTCATCGTTATTCCTAACTCCGAGATTCACGCGCGCGACGTCATAAATTACTCCGCGGAGGACGAACGGACACGGATTTCGGTTGGCTTCGAGATCACCTACGAGAGCGATCTCGAGGCGGCCCGGCGGGCCGCCGAACGGGCCGCCCGCAACGTCGACAACGTCATCTCCGGCGGCCCGGACATCAGAATCGGGAGCGCTCGATACGTGGCTGCGCCGAACTGCCTCATTCGGGAGTACGGCGACCACGGTGTCGTCCTCGACGTATACTTCTGGATAAAACACCCCTACAAACAGGCCGTGGCCCGATCGGCGGTCCAGGAGGCGATCGGGACGCGCTTTGCGGAACTCGACGTCGAGTTTGCGTATCCGCACCGTCATCACGTATTCGACGGAACCAGCGGCGTCGCGCGACTGGCCGTCGACGATTCTGGCTTCGAGCGCCAGACCGCGGATTCGCCGGGCGAGCCGGCTAATCCGGACGAGAACCGCGCGAATTCGGCCG